The sequence CGGTCAGGCCGTCAGCGCCGAGGTGATCAAGTTCCAGGTGGTCTCGGACACCGAGGTGAAGGTCCACCTGGAGGTCCGCAAGGACGCCTCGGCCACCGGGGTGTGCACCCTGAGCTCCCAGGACAAGGAGCACGGTGAGGTGGGTCGCGCGGACTTCACCTTCGCCCAGCCTCAGGCGCGGGTGGACGAGATGGTCTCCCTGAAGACGACCAGCCGCGCCACGATGATCGAGCTGATCGGCTGCCAGCCCGCCTCCTGACCCCCACCGGTCACCGGCGGGGCCCGGGCCGCAAGAGCGCCTCCGGTACGGGACGGTGTTGCCGGAGAGCTGCCGGGGAGCCCCCGGGGAGCCGCCGGACGTGCGCGAACCGCACGATTCCCGCCTCGGGACGGGCACGCTCC comes from Streptomyces sp. NBC_01408 and encodes:
- a CDS encoding DUF4307 domain-containing protein yields the protein MSAVREGLPEVRYGRSADERADRRLKVVGSVLGVVLLGVVGWIGWGYVAGQAVSAEVIKFQVVSDTEVKVHLEVRKDASATGVCTLSSQDKEHGEVGRADFTFAQPQARVDEMVSLKTTSRATMIELIGCQPAS